Genomic window (Lewinellaceae bacterium):
GCGGAGGGGATTTCAGAGGGCGATCAGGCCCGGTGCAGACCCCTTATGAAATGGTAACTGCCTGGAATCTGCGAACTGGATTAGTGGCATATCAAATTTTTCTTTCTGCCCATGAGCCAGGAGAAACATTATTGGCCGAAATATCCAAGCGGCTGGAGGATAAGGATTATACCTACAACCTGAGTTTAGGGCCGGCCTTTTGTCACGCGCAAGTAGCCAACGTGCAGCGACTTCCCACCGAAAGTTGGCACACTCATGTGGCAAATGAAGAACCTCTGGAATTTATTTCAGCAGTTCCCATTGACCTAATCAATGCAATTCTTCCCGGCAATGGCCGTGTTGTCATTGAAGAAGAAATGTTGCCGGGAGAATTTTTGGACAACTTCGACAGAGAGCTTAAATCCTTGCATAAGGTTTTGTTTACTACCTCCGGGCATCCTTTGTCCGTGAAATTCACAGGGCAGTATCACTTCTTTAAAACAGGAACTGGGCGACAAAACTTTGTTTTTCTGGAAACCTAAATTGATGCTATGGAATTCTTTTCGCATGCTGAAACCAGGCAGGATAAAACACGGCGCGGCAGTAAAACCATGCTGGTACATACCAATGGTGTCCGGGAAAAGGCTATGACGCATTTTTTATCAAGCCTCAATTTTTCCTATTCTTCTGAGCAGGTCTCTGGCTTACTCCACGATGTGTGTCAATTGCATGACCTGGGGAAATACACCCAATTTTTCCAGGCTTATCTGCTGGGAGAACAAGTAGACCCCCAGAAGAAAAGCCATGCCCGGTTGGGGGCATATGCTATTTATGAAAAATGGTTAGATAAGGACCCTGTACTGGCTTATTGGGGATACTTTTTGATCAAGAACCACCATACTTCTTTGCACTGGCCCAAGGATGGAGATAAGGAAACCTTGATCAAAAATAGCGAGTACTCTGACAAAGTAAAGCTTTTCCAGGAGCAAGGTGCGACATTGATGCCACATTGGGCGCAAATAACGGCTGAACTGGATATGCCAAACCTCTCGGCATTTGTGAAAATTCCCGAATATCGCCAGTTTAGGAAACTCGTTACTGACTTAGTAAAAAACAGGGCAGACATACAGGACTACTTTTTTCTCAATTACCTTTTCTCCCTGTTAATTGAAGCCGATAAACTGGATGCGTCTCAAACAGCGCC
Coding sequences:
- the cas5 gene encoding CRISPR-associated protein Cas5, translated to MDLITLELHGKFAHFRKYYGNNTALSYALPPRTTLTGIFAALLGRERDSYYREMAASHLRIGVGIMHPVKKSFHRLNNLMIKGGGDFRGRSGPVQTPYEMVTAWNLRTGLVAYQIFLSAHEPGETLLAEISKRLEDKDYTYNLSLGPAFCHAQVANVQRLPTESWHTHVANEEPLEFISAVPIDLINAILPGNGRVVIEEEMLPGEFLDNFDRELKSLHKVLFTTSGHPLSVKFTGQYHFFKTGTGRQNFVFLET